The DNA window CCCTGATGCCCGGCGAACGCAACGCGCACGTCGCCCGCCGGGGCGGCCCGTTCAGCGCGCAGGAAGCCTCGCTGGGCGGTCACGACCTGCTGCACCTGCACCCGGAAGGCTACCCGGCCCTGCGGCCCAGTGCCGCGCCTCCCGGCACGCAGGCCCCGGTGCGCGGCTACCTGCTGACCTACACCCCGCAGGCCTGGGCGGCCGCGCTGCCCTTCCTGGATCACCTGGAAGGCCTGCACGAGCATCCGCCCCTGTACCGGCGCGAGCAGGTGAAGGTCGTCACGCTGGACGGGCAGTCCCGCCCCGCCTGGGTGTACCTGTACGCCCGCGAGGACCGCCTGCGCGGCGCGCAGTTGCTGCCCGGCGGCGACTGGCGGGCCGTGCCGGACCGGGACCGGCCGGGCAGCGACGAACGCTGAAGACCCCCCAGGGGAATACACAGCAGGGCGCCCAGCCGGAAGTTCCGACTGGGCGCCCTGCTGAATGTGCCGTGGATCAGCGGACGATGCGCTGGCCGCGGCGGATCTTCAGTTCGTCCGTCAGGGCGATGTACTCGTCGTAGCTGGTGCGCTCCAGGTACTTCAGCAGGCGGCGGCGCTGGCCGTTCATCAGCTGCAGGCCACGCTGACCGTGCTTGTCTTTCTTGTTGGCGGTCAGGTGGGTGCTCAGGTTGTTGATGCGGGCGGTCAGCAGGGCGATCTGCACGGCGGTGCTGCCGGTGTCTTTCTCGTGCTTGGCGTGGGTCTGGACGGTCGCTTTCTTGTCGATCATGTTGAGCCTCTCGTGTTATGAAGTCCCGCGCGCAGCAGCCGGGGTAAAATCCGCGTGCCGTTCACTCTCGTGATCCGGCGTGCAGGCCCCACCGCTCGCGGCGGCAAACGCAATGATACCACGAATGCCAGCCCTGACAAGCGCACACCTTGACTTTACGCGGAACCGCCCCTAGTATTGCTATCGCCTCTCAGAGATGCTCGGGTGGCGGAATTGGTAGACGCGCACGTTTGAGGGGCGTGTAGCTTAGCTGTGTGGGTTCAAGTCCCATCCCGAGCACCAACGAAATGACGCCGGACTCCGCAAGGGTCCGGCGCTTTCCATGCCCTCCCCACGGTCAACCGAAAACCGGGCGGCGCGGGACTGCACAGCCGCAGGCACCTGTGCTATGGTCTGGAACGCATTGCTGGCGCAGCGCAGCGTGAACGCCTGAACCTGGTCAGGGCCGGAAGGCAGCAGCCATAAGGGATGATTCGCGGGTGCCGTTGCTCACCGGCAATGCTTTTTCTTTTCAACTCCACCATGCCCCGCGCGGCCCGGCCCTCCTGCACCCAGGAACCGGGCCGCGCGTCTGTCCGGGCATGCAGGAGCGCTCAGCGGGTCAGGCGGTCCAGTTCCGACTGCGCGCCCAGTTGCCGTGACAGGCGCGCCTCGCGTTCCGTCCAGACGTGCGCCTGCGCCGTGAACCGCTCGGCGGGCCAGCCTCTCTGCGTCCACATGATCGTGTCGCCGGGCAACTGCCGGTGCGGCGGCAGGTCCGGGTTCAGCAGGGGATGGGTCGTCAGGGAAGGGGGCAGGGTCATGTCCGCAGGGTGCGCCCCGCCTGTCACGCCAGGGTGAGCGGCCGGTCAGCGGCACGTCAACGCGGAGCCCGGCTCAGCGGGTCTTGGGTTGCAGGACCAGCGACTGCGTTTCCTTCACG is part of the Deinococcus seoulensis genome and encodes:
- the rpsO gene encoding 30S ribosomal protein S15, which gives rise to MIDKKATVQTHAKHEKDTGSTAVQIALLTARINNLSTHLTANKKDKHGQRGLQLMNGQRRRLLKYLERTSYDEYIALTDELKIRRGQRIVR
- a CDS encoding gamma-glutamylcyclotransferase family protein, producing MTTPTPDPRAVFVYGTLMPGERNAHVARRGGPFSAQEASLGGHDLLHLHPEGYPALRPSAAPPGTQAPVRGYLLTYTPQAWAAALPFLDHLEGLHEHPPLYRREQVKVVTLDGQSRPAWVYLYAREDRLRGAQLLPGGDWRAVPDRDRPGSDER